Within Burkholderia latens, the genomic segment CCGTCGGACGCGCCACCGCCTTGAGCAACCGCCGGAAGCGCCACGCCGGCGACGAGGCTCGCACTTGTGCCCTGCATCCATTTGCGGCGGGATTCGGATATTTCGTCTGATGACATGAATGGCTCCGATGTGGGCGCGAACCGGGCGGGGCCCGGTTGCGCGAGGACAGGAAAGCGAACGAGCGGGCCGCGCTGCCCCGCCCGCCGCTAGAGCGGCCGCGGCCGATTGCCCGAATCATCCGGCGCATCGTGCCCGTCGGGCCGGGCTTTGCCGGCCGGATCTCGCACCTCGGTCGCGCGCGGATCGTCGGGCACGACCTTGCGCGCCTGGTCATCCGGAATCGACTCGAGTTCGCCGCCGCCCGGCGCGTGGCCGGCGCGCGTGGGCGAGTCGGCTGGTATCGGGCCGCGCCGCTCCGGCGAGTCGGCCGATTCGCGCGGCTCGACGTGCGCTGCGGTGTCTTTCGGTTGACGCGTTTTCGTCATGGTGGTGCACTCCCTGTATTGCGGTTTGGCTGCGTAGCACGACGCCGGAACGGCCCGCGTGAAAACGGCCGCGGCGAACTTCGATCCCAGCAACCGACATGCCGTCGGTCGCGCGCGACGCACGCGTATCCGCGTATCCATTCGGCGCCACGCTTGCAGAATTTACAAAGCCTGCACCGCGCAACGCCGCCCGCGTGCCCCGCGGATGCACGGGTCGCGCCCGCCCCGCAAGGCCATCGGCCCGGATTGGCGAGCGGCACGCGTCTTGCTGCTGTCGGCCCGGATATGGCGGTGGCCCCGACCGACGGCCGCCGGCGGCACCGTATGGTCGTGAGCCTATGAAAACTGCCTCTCCCCTGCTGGAATCGGCGCCGCTGCGGGCCGATCACTTCGTGCAGTTCTACGAGTCCGGTGAGCAGCTCGTGGCGGAAGTCGCGTCGTTCGCGGTCGACGCGCTGTCTGCGGGCGGCAGCGCGATCGTGATCGCGCGGCCGGACCGGCTTGCTGCAGTGCACGAGCGCCTCGGCGCGTCGCTCGACGACGCAGCCCGCGGCCGCATCTTCATGTCGAGCGCGCAGGAACTGCTCGACAGCTTCATGGACCGCGATCTGCCCGACCCCGTGCGCTTTCACCGGTCGGTCGGCACGATCGTGGAGACGGCCGTCCGCGCCGGGCGGCCCGTCCACGCGTTCGGCGAAATGGTGGCACTCCTCTGCGCGCAGGACCGCTATGCGGGCGCGTTGCGGCTCGAAGCGCTGTGGAACGAGTTGATCGAGCAGTACCGCTTCTCGCTGTACTGCGGCTATCCGCACGACGCGTTTCCGAGCGCCGAGCAGTCGGAGATGTTCCGCCATGTGTGTGCGCTGCATCGCCGCATCCTGCCCGCCGCGTCGTTGCGCAGCGACGAAAACGAACTTCACCTGACGCTCGCGCTGTCGCAGCAGCGCTCGCGCGCGCTGTCGGACGAGATCCGCCGTCGCGAGGCCGCCGAACAGCAGCGCAACGGCGTGCTCATGCATACGCCGTTGCCGATCGCGCTGCTGTCGGGTTCGGCGCACCGGGTCGTGCTCGCAAACCATCGTTTCTCCGCGCTGTGCGGCCGCACCGACATCGTCGGCCAGCCGCTGACGGAGGTGTTGCCCGGCGGCGATACGCCCGCGATCATGCGGGCGCTCGAAGCGGCGCGCGTGCACGGCCGCTCGACGACGATCGGCGAGCACCGCGACCGGCCGCGACCCGACGGCGCGGATAGCGCCGAGAACGCGCGCGTGTATCGGCTGCACTTCAATCCGCAGCCGCTCACGGACGGGCTCGGTGTGATCGTCAGCGCGGTCGAGGTGACCGAGCACGTCGCCGCGCGCGAGAAGCTCGTCGCCGCGAACACCGAGCGCGACCGGCTGCTCGGCGAGCTGCGCGACGCGAACCAGGCGAAGGATCAGTTTCTTGCCGTACTCGGCCACGAGCTGCGCAATCCGCTGACGCCCATCTCGCTCGCGCTGGAGTTGATTCGCAACCACGACGGGCACGCGACTCCGAACGAAATCGCGATCATCCAGCGGCAGCTCGATCACATGGTCCGGCTGATCGACGACCTGCTCGACGTATCGCGCATCACGCGCGGCAAAATCACGCTGAAGAAGGAAGCCGTGCGGCTCGCGGACATCGTCGACCGCGCGGTCGAGGTCGCAAGCCCGCTGCTCGAGCAGCGCCGCCATCGGCTGCGCGTCGATACGGATCCGGACGCCCGTTGCAACGGCGATCCGATGCGCTTGTCGCAGGCCGTCGCGAACCTGCTGACCAACGCCGCGAAATACACGACGCCGGGGGGCGACATCACGGTGCGCGCGACGCGCGGCGCGGACGGCACGGCGCTCGTCGAAGTGTGCGACAACGGCGTCGGCATTCCTCCCGATCGCCTGGACAGCATCTTTGAACCGTTCTACCGAATCGACGGCGAAGCGAAGCAGCCGCATGGCGGCCTCGGCATCGGCCTCGCGCTCGTACGCAGCCTCGTGAATCTGCACGGCGGCACGGTGCGCGCGGACAGCTCGGGCCCGGGGTGCGGCAGCACGTTCACGATCGCGCTGCCCGAGTACCGGCCGAAACCGGTTACCGGCAGCGCGCCACCGACGCCGCCGAGCATCGGCGTGATGCCGCCGGGCACCGGCCGCCGCGTGATGCTGGTCGACGACAACGAGGATGCCGCGTCGACGCTCGCGCAATGGCTGCGCGACGCCGGTCACGACGTGGCCGTCGTGCACGATCCGGTGACCGCGCTGGCCGCCTATCGCGCATATCGCCCCGACGTCGCGATCCTCGATATCGGACTGCCGGTGATGGACGGTTACGAACTGCTGCGGCGGCTGAAAGCGATCAACGAAGTCACGCCGTGCACGTTTCTCGCGCTGACCGGTTACGGGCGCTCCGCCGATCGCGAGCGCTGCCTCGCGACCGGGTTCCTGCAGCATTTCGTGAAGCCGGTCGATCCGGCCGCGCTGCACCTCGCGATGAGCCGGTTGATGCCGGGCAGCGACGGGCACGAACGCGATGGGCGCGATGGCGCGGGCGCGGAAGCCGGACGCTGAGCGCGGCACGCAGCATGCTCGAACGCGGTATGCCGGCCGCGTGCCGGCGCCTTTTCGACACCGAGGAGCATGCTCATGAGCCCGACGAACACCGGCAACCCGACACCGGATCCGGACGCGACCGATCAACCGGACACGCCGGACATCCCGCAGCCGCCGCAGCGCGAACACCTGCCCGACCTGCCGGACCCGACCGAAGTTGGGGAAGACGGGTAGCGTTGTTGCAGTGTTCTCAACGCAGGTCAGTTGGAGCCGGATGCACCGCTCGTCCCTGCGCCGGCCGGTGGCATGCCCCGCATCGAAAGACGCGGGGCCAGTCCGCGTTGTCGCCGGCATGCGCGGTCATGTCAGCCCGTGCTTGCGTCATCGCGTGCGGCGCTTCTCGTGCGCGATCTCGCTGGCCGGGATCGCGCCGGTGTCCTGGAGCGGGTCGCCCGGGATGCGCCGCTTCGCGGACTGAGCGATCGGCCCGTCCGCCGCCGCTTCGGCACCGTCGTCCTCGCTGCTGCGCTGCGCATCGATCTGCCGCTCCGCCTGCAGCCAGTATTCATCGGCACGGCCGTCCGGCGAGCCGTCGGCCTGCCACAGCCGGTACGCGCGCTCCCTGATCTGCGTTTCCCTGTCTTCATTCATGTCGTTACTCCGTATCTATCAGCGGCAATCACCGATCGGGGCGCGACGGCGCCGACACCGCACCGAGTGTCGATGAAATACCGCCGTCGGCGGACGTGGCGAGATCGCCGAGCGCGACGATGCCCACGAGCCGTTTCTCGCGATCGACGACCGGCACGCGTCGGATCTGCGCATCCTCCATCTTTTTTTGTACGGCCGAGATGTCGTCGTCCTCGTAACACCAGTTCGCTGGTCCGCTGACCACGCCCTCGATCGGCTCGTCGGGCCGCACGCCCATCGATACCGCGCGCACGACGATGTCGCGGTCCGTCAGCATGCCGATCAGTCGCGTGCCGTCGCATACGGGCAGCGATCCGACGTTCAAATCGTCCATCAGCTTCGCCGCTTCGCGCAGGCTTTGCGTCGGCGCGATGGTCGCGGCATCGCGTGTCATCACTTCAGCTACACGTGTCATGTTTCGCTCCTTGGTAAGCCGCCGGGGCGGCCCGCTGCACGAGCATCGCGCGTTCCGGCTGCCGCGCGGCCGGTTCGCCCGTCAGTTCTCGGTCGAGCAGCGCACCGACGTCAAGCCCGCCGTTTCGACGATCCGCATCAGTTGCTTGAGCATCGCGTCGCCGGTCGGCGCTTCGCGCCATTGCACGAACAGTTCCTCCTCGCGCATCGCATGCGCAGCCGTTTCGCGAAAACCGCGCGTGCGGCACGTGAAGCCGGCATCGCGCAGCCTGTCGGTCAGCTGTTCTCGTGCGGCCGCGCCGCGCGGATATTCGACCGTGACCAGCGCGTTCCTCGTGCGCCGCAAGCGCTGCTCGACGAACCGCAGCGGCCAGACGACGAGCAGCGCGAGCCCCAGCCCCAGCGCACCGAGCAGCAGTTGGCCGCCGCCGATGCACAACCCGATGACCGTCACGAACCATAGCGTCGCGGCCGTGGTCACGCCCGATACCAGCCCGTCGCGATGCAGGATCGCGCCGCCGCCGATAAAGCCCATCCCGGTCAGGATGCCCAGCGGCAATCGCATCAGGTCGAGCACCGAGAACGCGCCCTCCGGCTTGCCGGCCTGCAGCAACAACGCGTTGACCTGCAGCATCGACAGGCACGCGGCAAGACAGACGAGGATCGTCGTGCGCAGGCCGGCGGTCTTGCCGGACTCGCTGCGGTCCAGTCCGATCACCCCGCCCGCGACCAGCGCGAGCACGATCCTGACGAGAACCTCGTTCCACTGAAGTGCAACCGGCATCGGCCCCATGTGCGCCTCCCATGCAAATGGTGGTGTGCGGTTCGTCGCGGTACCGCCGCGAACGATGCTTGCGCGACGCAAGGTGCGCGCCTGCTTCTCGCCCGCGGGGCACGACGCCGGTGAAGGGGCGCGCGTCACCGTGTAGCGCGGGGGCGCGGATTGTAGAAAAGTGGCAGGCGCGTGCCGGCGCGGCTCGTCACACCACTTCGACAAGCGAACAGGGGCGCCCCCAACACTGGCTAGCGCTGTCTACACACAGCCGGAAAACATCATCGCAGCTGCTGCGCTGAAACACGTCGCGAGCAAACACGCGAGAGGCGGCGGCGTGCTCTGCGCACGATGCCGGTTCCTGCTGCGCCGTATCCGAGCGAATACGGGCGGCGCGTTGAGTGGCGATTTCCATGTGTTCAGTTCCCGATCGGGTACGGAGTTACATGGAAGTCGCTAAAATTGTCGCCCCGTTCCTGATCGGATACGAAACCGCGTTCGCGCGGGCGAGTTGTGCCATACTGTTTCCGGTCAGATACGAAGCACGGAGAACATCATGTCGGAGCCGCTGTCCGTCGACACGATCGGCGCGCTCGCTCACCTCATCCGCGCGGCACGGCTTCAGCAGGGCTTTACGCGCGATGAACTGGCGAACGCAACCGGGCTGTCGCCGAAATTCATCAGCCAGGTGGAAGCCGGCAAGCCAACCGCCCAAATCGGCAAGGTCATGCTGCTGCTCGGCGAACTCGGCGTGCGGCTGTACGCGGAATCGTCGGTCGAGATTTCGGAGGCCACCGCGCTGAAGGCGGCGCAACGACGCAGGAGCAGCCATGGCGGCTAGAACGCTGATCGCGTCCGCGAACGGCGTGCGCATGGGCACGCTGACCGACGACAAAGGGGTCTGGTCGTTTGCATACGACCCGCAATGGCTCGCGTCGCCGGCAGCGTATCCGCTGTCGCCCGCCTTCGCGCTGCGGGCAGAGCCGCTTACCGACTCGTCGACCGATCGCCCGGTGCAGTGGTTCTTCGACAACCTGCTGCCCGAGGAAGGCATGCGCACGTCGCTCGCGCGCGAGGCGAGGGTCGATGCCGCCGATGCGTGGGGCTTGCTCGCGTACTTCGGCCGCGAATCGGCCGGCGCGTTGACGCTGCTGGCGGAAGGCGAGCACGAAGCGCCGGGCGGCCTGCAGCCGCTGGCGCTCGACGAACTCGAACGGCGGATCCGGGCGATGCCCGAGCGCGCGCTGACGGCGACCGCGCCCAAGCGCATGTCGGCCGCGGGCGCGCAGCAGAAGCTGCTGCTGGTGCTGCGCGGCGACGCGCCGGACTACGCGCTGTACGAGCCGGTCGGCAGCGAGCCGTCGATGCACCTGCTGAAGCCGGACATGCGCGCGGCAGGCTACCCGCATTCGGCGATCAACGAGTTCTTCTGCATGACGCTCGCGAAGAAGATGGGGCTCGACGTGCCGGACGTGCACTTCCTGC encodes:
- a CDS encoding ATP-binding protein — protein: MKTASPLLESAPLRADHFVQFYESGEQLVAEVASFAVDALSAGGSAIVIARPDRLAAVHERLGASLDDAARGRIFMSSAQELLDSFMDRDLPDPVRFHRSVGTIVETAVRAGRPVHAFGEMVALLCAQDRYAGALRLEALWNELIEQYRFSLYCGYPHDAFPSAEQSEMFRHVCALHRRILPAASLRSDENELHLTLALSQQRSRALSDEIRRREAAEQQRNGVLMHTPLPIALLSGSAHRVVLANHRFSALCGRTDIVGQPLTEVLPGGDTPAIMRALEAARVHGRSTTIGEHRDRPRPDGADSAENARVYRLHFNPQPLTDGLGVIVSAVEVTEHVAAREKLVAANTERDRLLGELRDANQAKDQFLAVLGHELRNPLTPISLALELIRNHDGHATPNEIAIIQRQLDHMVRLIDDLLDVSRITRGKITLKKEAVRLADIVDRAVEVASPLLEQRRHRLRVDTDPDARCNGDPMRLSQAVANLLTNAAKYTTPGGDITVRATRGADGTALVEVCDNGVGIPPDRLDSIFEPFYRIDGEAKQPHGGLGIGLALVRSLVNLHGGTVRADSSGPGCGSTFTIALPEYRPKPVTGSAPPTPPSIGVMPPGTGRRVMLVDDNEDAASTLAQWLRDAGHDVAVVHDPVTALAAYRAYRPDVAILDIGLPVMDGYELLRRLKAINEVTPCTFLALTGYGRSADRERCLATGFLQHFVKPVDPAALHLAMSRLMPGSDGHERDGRDGAGAEAGR
- a CDS encoding DUF2934 domain-containing protein; translation: MNEDRETQIRERAYRLWQADGSPDGRADEYWLQAERQIDAQRSSEDDGAEAAADGPIAQSAKRRIPGDPLQDTGAIPASEIAHEKRRTR
- a CDS encoding CBS domain-containing protein translates to MTRVAEVMTRDAATIAPTQSLREAAKLMDDLNVGSLPVCDGTRLIGMLTDRDIVVRAVSMGVRPDEPIEGVVSGPANWCYEDDDISAVQKKMEDAQIRRVPVVDREKRLVGIVALGDLATSADGGISSTLGAVSAPSRPDR
- a CDS encoding MgtC/SapB family protein, producing the protein MGPMPVALQWNEVLVRIVLALVAGGVIGLDRSESGKTAGLRTTILVCLAACLSMLQVNALLLQAGKPEGAFSVLDLMRLPLGILTGMGFIGGGAILHRDGLVSGVTTAATLWFVTVIGLCIGGGQLLLGALGLGLALLVVWPLRFVEQRLRRTRNALVTVEYPRGAAAREQLTDRLRDAGFTCRTRGFRETAAHAMREEELFVQWREAPTGDAMLKQLMRIVETAGLTSVRCSTEN
- a CDS encoding helix-turn-helix domain-containing protein; translation: MSEPLSVDTIGALAHLIRAARLQQGFTRDELANATGLSPKFISQVEAGKPTAQIGKVMLLLGELGVRLYAESSVEISEATALKAAQRRRSSHGG
- a CDS encoding HipA domain-containing protein, with product MAARTLIASANGVRMGTLTDDKGVWSFAYDPQWLASPAAYPLSPAFALRAEPLTDSSTDRPVQWFFDNLLPEEGMRTSLAREARVDAADAWGLLAYFGRESAGALTLLAEGEHEAPGGLQPLALDELERRIRAMPERALTATAPKRMSAAGAQQKLLLVLRGDAPDYALYEPVGSEPSMHLLKPDMRAAGYPHSAINEFFCMTLAKKMGLDVPDVHFLRAPSACYVIDRFDRNVASEPAARLHTIDAMQLLNYDRGFKYQRANAQELARAIERTSTRALARLAVFRWTVFNVVVGNADAHLKNLSFFVDARGYRLAPFYDIVSTVVYHTPTHRPDHRGDHWPHCELTMPLGNATRFADIDVNALVAFGQALGLREKAAISELQRFLEPLDRHVDQTLDEVRHIAHPDAGEMRLLNSIVAMPIAEMGRALRTTRG